The following are encoded together in the Xanthobacter autotrophicus Py2 genome:
- a CDS encoding transcriptional regulator, LysR family (PFAM: regulatory protein LysR; LysR substrate-binding~KEGG: rru:Rru_A0606 transcriptional regulator, LysR family), whose translation MTLEQLKVFVAVARALHMTRAAEGLHMTQSAVSASVAALEASCGVALFHRVGRRIELTEAGHAFVPEAEAVLARAAAAETVLADLSGLRRGRLALEASQTIANYWLGPVLNRFHTLYPDIALSVVIGNTTQVTAAVREGNADLGFVEGEVEEPLLARTAVPGDRLVLVAAAGSSFADRRAIAPADLFEMPFVLREPGSGTRQVFEDALKASGLDPAGLRVVLELPSNEAVVSAVAAGAGATVISDLVAAAGLATGTLRQLPLTFPARRFYVLRHADRYHSRAAQALMALIREPAEGATIPATGAAAAPVSRPRSRARR comes from the coding sequence ATGACGCTGGAGCAGTTGAAGGTCTTCGTCGCCGTGGCCCGCGCCCTGCACATGACGCGCGCGGCCGAGGGCCTCCACATGACCCAGTCTGCGGTGAGCGCCTCGGTGGCGGCGCTGGAGGCGTCCTGCGGGGTCGCCCTGTTCCACCGGGTGGGGCGGCGGATCGAACTGACCGAGGCCGGACACGCCTTCGTGCCCGAAGCCGAGGCGGTACTCGCCCGCGCTGCCGCCGCCGAGACCGTGCTCGCGGATCTCTCGGGCCTCAGGCGCGGGCGGCTGGCCCTTGAGGCCAGCCAGACCATCGCCAACTACTGGCTCGGGCCGGTGCTCAACCGCTTCCACACGCTTTATCCCGACATCGCCCTGTCGGTGGTCATCGGCAACACCACGCAGGTGACGGCGGCGGTGCGGGAGGGCAACGCCGATCTCGGCTTCGTGGAGGGCGAGGTGGAAGAGCCCCTGCTCGCCCGCACCGCGGTGCCCGGCGACCGGCTGGTGCTGGTGGCGGCGGCGGGCAGTTCCTTCGCCGACCGGCGCGCCATCGCCCCGGCCGATCTGTTCGAGATGCCGTTCGTGCTGCGCGAGCCGGGCTCGGGCACGCGGCAGGTGTTCGAGGACGCCCTGAAGGCCTCCGGGCTCGACCCCGCCGGGCTCAGGGTGGTACTGGAGCTGCCCTCCAACGAGGCGGTGGTGAGCGCGGTGGCGGCAGGGGCGGGCGCGACGGTGATCTCGGATCTCGTGGCGGCGGCGGGCCTTGCCACCGGCACCCTGCGCCAGCTGCCCCTGACCTTTCCGGCCCGCCGCTTCTACGTGCTGCGCCACGCCGATCGCTATCATTCGCGGGCGGCGCAGGCGCTGATGGCGCTGATCCGCGAGCCGGCGGAAGGCGCGACGATTCCCGCAACCGGAGCCGCTGCGGCGCCCGTCAGCCGCCCGCGGTCTCGAGCTCGGCGCTGA
- a CDS encoding conserved hypothetical protein (KEGG: rpd:RPD_0169 hypothetical protein) — MMPGETTLDEDFSRLDVDGRDIAVRSVAGATPGLFWLGGFKSDMTGTKAEHLTRWAAGHGRANVRFDYSGHGISGGAFEEGTISRWLEEAVAVFDRKTQGDQVVIGSSMGGWIALLLARLLAKRGETRLKGLVLVAPAADFTEDLMPARFSPEVWAQIETTGRFERPSAYGDGPYVITRALIEDGRRHLLLGAPFAVGCPVRILQGAQDEDVPWAHAMRLVSCLAEDDVVFSLIKDGDHRLSRPEDLERLTDAVAELA, encoded by the coding sequence ATGATGCCCGGTGAAACGACACTCGACGAAGACTTCTCCCGCCTCGACGTGGACGGCCGCGACATTGCCGTGCGCAGCGTGGCCGGCGCGACGCCGGGCCTGTTCTGGCTGGGCGGCTTCAAGTCGGACATGACCGGCACCAAGGCCGAACACCTCACCCGCTGGGCCGCCGGGCATGGCCGCGCCAACGTGCGCTTTGACTATTCCGGCCACGGCATCTCTGGCGGCGCGTTCGAGGAGGGCACCATCTCCCGCTGGCTGGAAGAGGCGGTGGCGGTGTTCGACCGGAAGACGCAAGGCGATCAGGTGGTGATCGGCTCGTCCATGGGCGGCTGGATCGCGCTGCTGCTGGCGCGGCTTTTGGCCAAACGGGGGGAGACGCGCCTGAAGGGGCTGGTGCTGGTGGCCCCGGCGGCGGACTTCACCGAAGACCTGATGCCGGCGCGCTTTTCCCCCGAGGTGTGGGCGCAGATCGAGACCACGGGCCGTTTCGAGCGGCCCTCGGCCTATGGCGACGGCCCCTATGTCATCACCCGCGCCCTCATCGAGGACGGGCGCCGCCACCTGCTGCTCGGCGCGCCGTTCGCGGTGGGCTGCCCGGTGCGCATCCTGCAGGGCGCGCAGGATGAGGACGTGCCGTGGGCGCACGCCATGCGGCTCGTGAGCTGCCTTGCCGAGGACGACGTGGTGTTCTCCCTCATCAAGGACGGCGACCACCGCCTGTCCCGCCCGGAGGACCTGGAGCGCCTGACCGACGCAGTGGCCGAGCTGGCCTGA
- a CDS encoding succinyl-diaminopimelate desuccinylase (TIGRFAM: succinyl-diaminopimelate desuccinylase~PFAM: peptidase M20; peptidase dimerisation domain protein~KEGG: rpc:RPC_0809 succinyl-diaminopimelate desuccinylase) yields the protein MTPHADDALELVAKRLEAAGYRVERLTFETGGVPIPNLYARIGTDGPNLCFAGHVDVVPEGDATQWHHAPFAGTVEDGVLHGRGAVDMKGAVAAFLAAALAFGRPQRGSLSFLITGDEEGPALDGTVKVVEWLKARGETIDHCVLGEPTNPDALGDAFKVGRRGSLSGILTVKGVQGHVAYPHLADNPIPRLLKLIGDLTAAPLDHGSDFFPPSNLEVVSVDVGNPVFNLIPAQATARFNVRFNDLFSLESLKSEIIRRLDGAGLTYDLAFQTGASQSFLTAPGPFTDLVASAVEEVTGRRPEPSTSGGTSDARFIKDICPVVEFGLVGRTMHKVDEATPVKDIEALTAIYGRIIARYFSTFA from the coding sequence GTGACGCCGCACGCGGACGATGCGCTGGAGCTGGTGGCGAAAAGGCTGGAGGCCGCTGGGTACCGCGTGGAGCGCCTGACCTTCGAGACCGGCGGCGTGCCCATCCCCAATCTCTACGCCCGTATCGGCACCGACGGCCCGAACCTGTGCTTCGCCGGGCATGTGGACGTGGTACCCGAGGGAGATGCCACCCAATGGCACCACGCCCCCTTCGCCGGCACGGTTGAGGACGGCGTGCTCCATGGGCGTGGGGCGGTGGACATGAAGGGGGCGGTGGCCGCCTTCCTCGCCGCCGCGCTCGCCTTCGGCCGGCCGCAGCGCGGCAGCCTCTCCTTCCTCATCACCGGCGACGAGGAAGGCCCGGCGCTGGACGGCACCGTGAAGGTGGTGGAGTGGCTGAAGGCCAGGGGCGAGACCATCGACCATTGCGTGCTGGGCGAGCCCACCAACCCCGATGCCCTGGGCGATGCCTTCAAGGTCGGCCGGCGCGGCAGCCTCTCCGGCATCCTCACCGTGAAGGGCGTGCAGGGGCACGTGGCCTATCCGCACCTTGCCGACAATCCCATTCCGCGCCTCCTGAAGCTCATCGGCGACCTGACCGCCGCCCCCCTCGACCACGGCTCGGATTTCTTCCCGCCCTCCAACCTGGAGGTGGTCTCGGTGGACGTGGGCAATCCGGTATTCAACCTGATCCCCGCGCAGGCCACCGCCCGCTTCAACGTGCGCTTCAACGACCTGTTCTCGCTGGAGAGCCTGAAGTCCGAGATCATCCGCCGCCTCGACGGCGCCGGCCTCACCTACGACCTCGCATTCCAGACCGGGGCGAGCCAGAGCTTCCTCACCGCCCCCGGCCCGTTCACGGACCTCGTCGCCAGCGCGGTGGAAGAGGTGACCGGGCGCCGGCCCGAGCCCTCCACCTCGGGCGGCACCTCGGATGCGCGCTTCATCAAGGACATCTGCCCGGTGGTGGAATTCGGCCTCGTGGGCCGCACCATGCACAAGGTGGACGAGGCGACGCCGGTCAAGGACATCGAGGCTCTCACCGCCATCTACGGCCGCATCATCGCCCGCTATTTCTCAACCTTCGCGTGA
- a CDS encoding binding-protein-dependent transport systems inner membrane component (PFAM: binding-protein-dependent transport systems inner membrane component~KEGG: rpb:RPB_1473 binding-protein-dependent transport systems inner membrane component) codes for MKSAAAKSPVKMQAPLHIAGAAEGALARPAAGSILLRPERPAVGVVVPPDRSLPGLARRWLRLNMQAIRATLLGALAIGLFILAWHVVTVNRMDLYVRFLNVPSPEQVLESARTAFSTGTFFDHIVISCRRIFLGFALAALVAVPMGLLMGRYALIKEFVFPVCEVLRPIPAIAWVPMSIMLWPTNEQSIVFITFLGAFFPILLNTLHGMANVDEVLVRAARCLGASERATFLEVYFPAVLPQIFTGLTVGMGVAWVSLIAAEMISGQFGIGYFTWEAYSLVQYPDIALGMITIGVLGLASSFLIRLVGRAVTPWSRAK; via the coding sequence ATGAAGAGCGCCGCGGCGAAATCCCCCGTGAAGATGCAGGCCCCCCTGCATATCGCCGGCGCAGCGGAGGGGGCGCTTGCGCGTCCCGCCGCCGGATCCATCCTGCTGCGGCCCGAGCGTCCGGCCGTTGGGGTCGTGGTGCCGCCAGACCGTTCGCTGCCCGGCCTCGCCCGGCGCTGGCTCAGACTGAACATGCAGGCGATCCGGGCGACGCTGCTCGGGGCGCTGGCCATCGGCCTGTTCATCCTCGCCTGGCACGTGGTCACCGTGAACCGCATGGACCTCTATGTGCGGTTCCTGAACGTGCCCTCGCCGGAACAGGTGCTGGAGAGCGCGCGCACCGCCTTCTCCACCGGCACCTTCTTCGACCATATCGTCATTTCATGCCGTCGGATCTTCCTCGGCTTCGCCCTCGCGGCGTTGGTGGCGGTGCCGATGGGACTGCTGATGGGGCGCTATGCGCTCATCAAGGAATTCGTGTTCCCGGTCTGCGAGGTGTTGCGGCCCATCCCGGCCATTGCCTGGGTGCCCATGTCCATCATGCTGTGGCCCACCAACGAGCAGAGCATCGTCTTCATCACCTTCCTCGGCGCGTTCTTCCCCATCCTGCTCAATACGCTGCACGGCATGGCCAATGTGGACGAGGTGCTGGTGCGCGCCGCGCGCTGCCTAGGGGCGAGCGAGCGCGCCACCTTCCTCGAGGTCTATTTTCCGGCGGTGCTGCCGCAGATCTTCACCGGCCTCACGGTGGGTATGGGGGTGGCCTGGGTGTCGCTGATCGCGGCGGAGATGATCTCCGGCCAGTTCGGCATCGGCTACTTCACGTGGGAGGCCTATTCCCTGGTGCAGTATCCTGACATCGCGCTGGGCATGATCACCATCGGCGTGCTGGGGCTCGCGTCGTCCTTCCTCATCCGGCTGGTCGGGCGGGCGGTGACGCCCTGGTCCCGGGCCAAATGA
- a CDS encoding 4Fe-4S ferredoxin iron-sulfur binding domain protein (PFAM: 4Fe-4S ferredoxin iron-sulfur binding domain protein~KEGG: mes:Meso_3378 4Fe-4S ferredoxin, iron-sulfur binding) translates to MAYVVTDNCIRCKFMDCVAVCPVDCFYEGENMLVINPDECIDCGVCEPECPAAAIAADTAPEAGPWIALNAQYAALWPNIAEKKEPPADAAQWMDVADKFESAFSPAPGQADGSSASGAA, encoded by the coding sequence ATGGCCTATGTCGTCACTGACAATTGCATCCGCTGCAAATTCATGGATTGCGTCGCCGTCTGCCCGGTGGATTGCTTCTACGAGGGCGAGAACATGCTCGTCATCAATCCGGACGAGTGCATCGACTGCGGCGTCTGCGAGCCCGAATGCCCCGCCGCCGCCATCGCGGCCGATACGGCGCCGGAGGCCGGGCCGTGGATCGCGCTGAACGCGCAGTATGCGGCCCTGTGGCCCAACATCGCCGAGAAGAAGGAGCCGCCGGCGGACGCCGCCCAGTGGATGGACGTGGCCGACAAGTTTGAGAGCGCGTTTTCCCCCGCGCCGGGTCAGGCGGACGGCTCCTCCGCGTCCGGCGCGGCGTGA
- a CDS encoding conserved hypothetical protein (PFAM: conserved hypothetical protein~KEGG: bra:BRADO0268 hypothetical protein), giving the protein MTDKLLSEPATPPTTQPLPAAPGFLTRAFGGILPGLALTMLIAAAAYGLRQIPGMGLVSPLVLAIVIGMGLHNIFGTPAIAKPGVKFALRRILRFAIVLLGLQLTFAQVRSVGFVGFSFVAGTLFATFFATRWLGRLMGVDRQLSELIAAGTAICGASAVIATNTVTRGSDEDVAYAVACVTVFGSLSMLIMPALLPYTGLDAHAFGLWTGSSIHEVAQVVAAAFQGGQQAGEFGTVAKLSRVMLLAPLVIGLGAAAIWRARGDKEAGHASPPMPWFVFGFIGMVMLNSTGVVPAEVKANIAVATTFLLAVALGAMGLETDIAKLRLKGVKPLMLGAAAWLFISVLSLILIKTLM; this is encoded by the coding sequence ATGACCGACAAGTTGTTGTCCGAGCCCGCCACTCCCCCCACCACACAGCCGCTGCCCGCCGCGCCCGGCTTCCTGACGCGCGCGTTCGGCGGCATCCTGCCGGGTCTGGCGCTGACGATGCTGATTGCTGCGGCGGCCTATGGGCTGCGGCAGATCCCCGGCATGGGGCTGGTGAGCCCGCTGGTGCTGGCCATCGTCATCGGCATGGGCCTGCACAACATTTTCGGCACGCCGGCCATCGCCAAGCCGGGGGTGAAGTTCGCGCTGCGACGCATCCTGCGCTTCGCCATCGTGCTGCTGGGCCTGCAGCTCACCTTCGCGCAGGTGCGTTCGGTCGGCTTCGTGGGCTTCTCCTTTGTGGCAGGCACGCTGTTCGCCACCTTCTTCGCTACCCGCTGGCTGGGCCGCCTCATGGGGGTGGACAGGCAATTGTCGGAGCTGATCGCGGCGGGAACCGCCATCTGCGGCGCCTCGGCGGTGATCGCCACCAATACGGTGACGCGCGGCTCGGATGAGGACGTGGCCTATGCGGTGGCCTGCGTCACCGTGTTCGGCTCGCTCTCCATGCTGATCATGCCGGCGCTTTTGCCCTACACCGGCCTCGACGCCCACGCCTTCGGCCTTTGGACCGGCTCGTCCATCCACGAGGTGGCGCAGGTGGTGGCCGCCGCCTTCCAGGGCGGCCAGCAGGCCGGCGAGTTCGGCACGGTGGCCAAGCTCTCGCGGGTGATGCTGCTGGCGCCCCTCGTCATCGGCCTTGGTGCCGCCGCCATCTGGCGGGCGCGCGGCGACAAGGAGGCCGGCCATGCCAGCCCGCCCATGCCGTGGTTCGTGTTCGGCTTCATCGGCATGGTGATGCTGAATTCCACCGGGGTGGTGCCGGCGGAGGTGAAGGCCAACATCGCCGTCGCCACCACCTTCCTGCTGGCGGTGGCCCTGGGGGCCATGGGGCTGGAGACCGACATCGCCAAGCTGCGCCTCAAGGGGGTGAAGCCCCTGATGCTCGGCGCCGCCGCCTGGCTGTTCATCTCGGTGCTGAGCCTTATCCTGATCAAGACGCTCATGTGA
- a CDS encoding ABC transporter related (PFAM: ABC transporter related~SMART: AAA ATPase~KEGG: bbt:BBta_3835 putative ABC transporter, ATP-binding protein with duplicated ATPase domains), translating to MIVLDDISLRLAGRLLIDHASVAIPENARVGVVGRNGSGKTTLFKAIVGELELESGAVRLPNRTRIGRVAQEAPAGPDSLLERVLAADTERAQLLHERETTRDPMRMGEIEMRLLDIDAHSAPARAATILAGLGFDESAQQRPCSEFSGGWRMRVALAALLFTEPDLLLLDEPTNYLDLEGTLWLQDYLAHYPRTVILISHDRDLLDESVDHILHLTGKKLTLYKGGFTGFDRQRRERLLLDQKARKKQEMQRAHMESFVARFRAKATKAKQAQSRLKALARMEPLAAQVSEEAAAISIRHPERLLSPPILVMNHVSVGYVPGKPILRNLDLRIDEDDRIALLGPNGNGKSTFAKLIAGRLEAESGSVVRADKLEVAYLAQHQIDELIPGDSPAQHVRKLMPDAPEARVRARAAEMGFSGGAADTKVSSLSGGEKARLLLGLATFHGPHLLILDEPTNHLDIEARAALIEAINDYPGAVILVSHDRHLLEACAEQLWRVSGGTVKAYDGDLDQYKREVLSKSDGDRMTDAGRKDKAELKKDGAPAEGKRRVATGPLKKRIRELEAAVEKLEKEIAGIDVKLAAPDLHAKKPLDAARFAKARADAVEKLAQVEEEWLAVSAELETAGG from the coding sequence ATGATCGTTCTCGACGATATTTCCCTGCGCCTCGCCGGGCGCCTGCTCATCGACCATGCCTCTGTCGCCATTCCGGAGAATGCGCGGGTGGGCGTGGTGGGGCGCAACGGCTCGGGCAAGACCACCCTGTTCAAGGCCATCGTCGGCGAGCTTGAGCTGGAGAGCGGCGCGGTGCGCCTGCCCAACCGCACCCGCATCGGCCGCGTGGCGCAGGAGGCGCCCGCCGGCCCCGACAGCCTGCTGGAGCGCGTGCTCGCCGCCGACACCGAGCGCGCCCAATTGCTGCACGAGCGCGAGACCACCCGTGACCCCATGCGCATGGGCGAGATCGAGATGCGGCTCCTCGACATCGACGCCCATTCGGCGCCGGCGCGGGCGGCCACCATCCTTGCCGGCCTCGGCTTCGACGAGAGCGCGCAGCAGCGGCCCTGCTCGGAATTTTCCGGCGGCTGGCGCATGCGCGTGGCATTGGCGGCCCTGCTGTTCACCGAGCCGGACCTGCTGCTGCTCGACGAGCCCACCAACTATCTCGACCTCGAAGGCACCCTGTGGCTGCAGGACTACCTGGCGCATTATCCGCGCACGGTGATCCTCATCTCCCATGACCGCGACCTGCTCGACGAAAGCGTGGACCACATCCTCCACCTCACCGGCAAGAAGCTGACCCTCTACAAGGGCGGCTTCACCGGCTTCGACCGCCAGCGCCGCGAGCGGCTGCTGCTGGACCAGAAGGCGCGCAAGAAGCAGGAGATGCAGCGCGCCCACATGGAATCCTTCGTGGCCCGCTTCCGCGCCAAGGCCACCAAGGCCAAGCAGGCCCAGTCGCGCCTCAAGGCACTGGCCCGCATGGAGCCTCTGGCCGCCCAGGTGAGCGAGGAGGCCGCCGCCATCTCCATCCGCCACCCGGAGCGGCTCTTGTCCCCGCCCATCCTGGTGATGAACCACGTGTCGGTGGGCTACGTGCCGGGCAAGCCGATCCTGCGCAACCTCGATCTGCGCATCGACGAGGACGACCGCATCGCGCTGCTCGGCCCCAACGGCAACGGCAAGTCCACCTTCGCCAAGCTCATCGCCGGCCGGCTGGAGGCCGAAAGCGGCAGCGTGGTGCGCGCCGACAAGCTGGAAGTGGCCTATCTCGCCCAGCACCAGATCGACGAGCTGATCCCCGGCGACAGCCCGGCCCAGCATGTGAGGAAGCTCATGCCCGACGCGCCCGAGGCGCGGGTGCGCGCCCGCGCGGCGGAGATGGGCTTTTCCGGCGGTGCCGCCGACACCAAGGTGTCGTCCCTCTCCGGCGGCGAGAAGGCGCGGCTGCTGCTGGGCCTTGCCACCTTCCACGGGCCGCACCTGCTGATCCTCGACGAGCCCACCAACCATCTGGACATCGAGGCCCGCGCCGCCCTCATCGAGGCCATCAACGACTATCCCGGCGCCGTCATCCTCGTGTCCCACGACCGGCACCTGCTGGAAGCCTGCGCCGAGCAGCTGTGGCGGGTCTCCGGCGGCACGGTGAAGGCCTATGACGGCGACCTCGACCAGTACAAGCGCGAGGTGCTCTCCAAGTCCGACGGCGACCGCATGACCGATGCCGGCCGCAAGGACAAGGCCGAGCTGAAGAAGGACGGCGCCCCGGCCGAGGGCAAGCGCCGCGTCGCCACCGGCCCGCTGAAGAAGCGCATCCGCGAGCTGGAAGCGGCCGTGGAGAAGCTGGAGAAGGAGATCGCCGGCATCGACGTGAAGCTCGCCGCGCCGGACCTCCACGCCAAGAAGCCGCTGGATGCCGCCCGCTTCGCCAAGGCCCGTGCCGATGCGGTGGAAAAGCTGGCCCAGGTGGAAGAAGAATGGCTCGCCGTCAGCGCCGAGCTCGAGACCGCGGGCGGCTGA
- a CDS encoding ABC transporter related (PFAM: ABC transporter related~SMART: AAA ATPase~KEGG: bja:bll3190 ABC transporter ATP-binding protein), whose translation MAIPATAPTNTGLIEVTGFELAYDTIDGAVIAVSDADLVVNPGEFVSIIGPSGCGKSTLLNAVAGFLKPTAGRVTVDGEAVKGPSADRGMVFQQYSLFPWKTVRENVEFGLKMRGMGRSERAVAARTLLGLAGLSAFENHYPDRLSGGMKQRVGIVRALATGPKVLLLDEPFGALDAQTRVIMQQILTNLWQRLGISVLFVTHDIDEAIFLSDRIYVMTARPGCIKAEVTVPLPRPRDAALQLSPEFIRLRADLGALIREESLKAMGGELNEDALKGLAVNLNGSNLAQVV comes from the coding sequence ATGGCCATTCCCGCAACCGCCCCCACGAACACCGGCCTCATCGAGGTCACCGGCTTCGAGCTGGCCTACGACACCATCGACGGCGCGGTGATCGCGGTGAGCGACGCCGACCTGGTGGTGAACCCGGGCGAGTTCGTCTCCATCATCGGCCCTTCAGGCTGCGGCAAGTCCACTCTGCTCAATGCGGTGGCGGGCTTCCTGAAGCCCACCGCCGGCCGCGTCACCGTGGACGGGGAGGCGGTGAAGGGCCCCTCCGCCGACCGTGGCATGGTGTTCCAGCAATATTCCCTGTTCCCGTGGAAGACGGTGCGGGAAAACGTGGAATTCGGCCTCAAGATGCGCGGCATGGGCCGCTCCGAGCGGGCGGTGGCCGCGCGCACCCTGCTGGGGCTGGCCGGCTTGTCGGCCTTCGAGAACCACTATCCCGACCGGCTGTCCGGCGGCATGAAGCAGCGCGTGGGCATCGTGCGGGCGCTTGCCACGGGGCCGAAGGTGCTGCTGCTGGACGAGCCGTTCGGCGCGCTCGACGCCCAGACCCGGGTCATCATGCAGCAGATCCTCACCAACCTCTGGCAGCGCCTCGGCATCTCGGTGCTGTTCGTGACCCACGACATCGACGAGGCGATTTTCCTTTCCGACCGCATCTATGTGATGACCGCGCGCCCCGGCTGCATCAAGGCCGAGGTGACGGTGCCCCTGCCGCGTCCGCGCGATGCGGCGTTGCAGCTTTCGCCCGAATTCATCCGTCTGCGGGCCGACCTCGGCGCGCTGATCCGCGAGGAAAGCCTGAAGGCCATGGGTGGCGAGCTGAACGAGGACGCTCTGAAGGGCCTCGCCGTGAACCTCAACGGCTCGAACCTCGCCCAGGTGGTGTGA
- a CDS encoding oxidoreductase FAD/NAD(P)-binding domain protein (PFAM: oxidoreductase FAD/NAD(P)-binding domain protein; Oxidoreductase FAD-binding domain protein~KEGG: bja:blr3831 ferredoxin NADP+ reductase), with translation MSNLNTETVLEVRHWTDRLFSFTATRDPAFRFKSGQFTMIGLPVDEKPLLRAYSLACAPHEDQLEFFSIKVPDGPLTSRLQMLQPGDPILVGRRPTGTLLLDNLKPGKRLYLLATGTGLAPFVSIAKDPEAYERFEHIILVHGCREVAELAYGEDVVAALKAHDFLGEYASTQLLHYPTVTREPFRNRGRVTDLMESGQLFADLGLPDLDPAFDRVMLCGSPQMIADTRDLLERRAFAEGAGHRPETFVVEKAFAER, from the coding sequence ATGAGCAATCTCAACACCGAGACCGTCCTCGAGGTTCGTCACTGGACCGATCGCCTGTTCTCCTTCACCGCCACCCGCGACCCGGCGTTCCGCTTCAAGAGCGGCCAGTTCACCATGATCGGCCTGCCGGTGGACGAAAAGCCGCTGCTGCGCGCCTATTCACTCGCCTGCGCGCCCCATGAGGACCAGCTGGAATTCTTCTCCATCAAGGTGCCGGACGGTCCGCTCACCTCGCGCCTGCAGATGCTGCAGCCGGGCGATCCCATCCTGGTCGGGCGCCGGCCGACGGGTACGCTGCTGCTGGACAATCTGAAGCCCGGCAAGCGGCTCTATCTTCTGGCCACCGGCACCGGGCTGGCGCCGTTCGTCTCCATCGCCAAGGACCCGGAGGCCTATGAGCGGTTCGAGCACATCATCCTGGTGCACGGCTGCCGCGAGGTGGCGGAACTGGCCTATGGCGAGGACGTGGTGGCGGCGCTGAAGGCCCACGATTTCCTCGGCGAATATGCCTCAACCCAGTTGCTCCATTATCCCACGGTGACGCGCGAGCCGTTCCGCAATCGCGGCCGCGTCACCGACCTGATGGAGAGCGGTCAGCTGTTCGCCGACCTCGGCCTGCCCGATCTCGATCCCGCCTTTGACCGGGTGATGCTCTGCGGCTCCCCGCAGATGATCGCCGACACCCGCGATCTCCTGGAGCGCCGTGCCTTCGCGGAAGGGGCGGGGCACCGACCCGAGACCTTCGTGGTGGAGAAGGCCTTCGCCGAGCGCTGA